One Channa argus isolate prfri chromosome 15, Channa argus male v1.0, whole genome shotgun sequence DNA segment encodes these proteins:
- the tmem98 gene encoding transmembrane protein 98: METVVIVAIGVLATIFLASFVALVVVCRHRYCHPHHLLHHFDSKPTVDLIGAMETQSDLSELELDDVVITNPHIEAILENEDWIEDASGLVSHCISILKICHTLTEKLVAMTMGSGAKVKAPASLSDIITVAKRISPRVDDVVRSMYPPLDPILLDARATALLLSVSHLVLVTRNACHMSGSMDWIEQSLHAAEDHMVVLREAALASEPERRIPGADTQREQAI; the protein is encoded by the exons ATGGAGACTGTGGTGATTGTGGCCATTGGGGTGTTGGCCACCATTTTCTTGGCCTCCTTTGTTGCCCTTGTGGTGGTATGCAGACACCGCTACTGCCACCCTCACCACCTGCTGCACCACTTTGACTCCAA ACCCACAGTTGATCTGATTGGAGCCATGGAGACCCAGAGTGACCTGTCGGAGCTGGAGTTAGACGATGTGGTCATCACAAACCCTCACATTGAAGCTATTCTTGAGAACGAGGACTGGATAGAAGATGCCTC TGGTTTGGTGTCTCACTGCATCTCCATCCTAAAG ATCTGCCACACTTTGACTGAAAAGTTAGTTGCCATGACGATGGGCTCAGGGGCAAAGGTCAAAGCACCAGCAAGTCTGAGTGACATTATCACTGTGGCTAAACGCATCAGCCCAAg GGTGGACGACGTGGTCAGATCTATGTACCCTCCACTGGATCCGATCCTCCTGGATGCCAG GGCCACTGCTCTGCTTCTTTCAGTCAGCCACCTGGTGCTGGTCACCCGCAACGCCTGTCACATGTCCGGCAGTATGGACTGGATTGAGCAGTCGCTTCACGCAGCTGAAGATCACATGGTGGTTTTGCGTGAGGCAGCACTGGCATCTGAACCGGAACGAAGAATACCTGGGGCcgacacacagagagaacagGCCATCTag
- the svilc gene encoding supervillin isoform X7 produces the protein MDMDSMENPVLEPRSERIARYKAERRRELAERYGNAEELPSKWVRRDGKEVHDPAAQAHRRMLNSDGLCERLNSRTQGVTNGLETDTHAESNYLRSCPDDGQAMSSLDLAMSPSSEGVPRRTRRYLPGGSGGGRKTSERFRTQPITANEMEESSGLLDPEEQGNLKADVKIDDRAKMSVAAKMSLFKELEKSAAPEASAFLKPRSGSICHERRVRRGNDHRFLTQPITCEEMGTISSASKPVSPVEAESVQADSAEDGDESCKLSMSEKLALFNKLSLPGRQGVGHADGPPERRRQKGARYRTQPITVEEVTLVNRKNKNKTVNLQKGPVQLPAFCLSSHLSDRQQALSVNLKPSEVRLSQSKPDADVGPGEHSAAQQGLQRYNSEPGLKGILKKSQSGGSEWSRAEGSQMDTSFSREQNGGGCGDAALQGRKEVTEKQDISAPPRRQRREASGVEGGTLTAAPWRQRTRNRKDISASAPTRDLLEQHAPLEERLCQTEPQGHSPDTAGRVQQQDEREKARRINEETKATGHIQVTLADGSTQLQITTNTSSSKEATENVHTESVTPQCWEPVFASVYSSSSTPQYIMCFNQTNLSFEAQEVSSPTKNHIEPQWRHRNKGAEDSQCQVDKAEDVNLWQENDEQGTGHMSKSGLGSPESVQNNTDNKRHSSEAPTCTDAAAPQNSSETAKFPQELKEEMPADQSDTSDMCLCSDQSLPSACAHPSYGDVAATESEQDLDVLCQNNTPILTSAVAEHRRSVRPSRRTQGSRNPLRALAAREDIRQDYMGDGVNTAAEEGIQTENQSKNSSIADSHPAISKDFISFSDPSNASHPPFSSLMLIHIKGRRHVQVRLVEPSVRSLNSGDCFLLVTPEHCILWNGEFANEQEKTKASELASFIQSQRDLGCKASQVVHLEEGLNSESSLAADFWKLLGGRTQYRGAGAPEEDELYDQGVVESNCVYRLVENRLVPHEQAWASIPSISLLGSTEALVFDFGSEVYLWHGQNVSFNRRNVALQLTHQVWVGAYDYSNCRVNPLDPTQCNPSIQLRGEGRPCWALLGVLSEHSETALFREKFLDWTGRNDRSEEAALMTNETQLFPVQPSQSALPSSDLLGPCDAKALVSVQPLKSDSVVLGGVDVQRGYGVITLEEGGRMELKTVSVDTWHVQEFDDSESPVESTGQLHEGDSYVIRWTYIINAVDNINPSEQKENTAFFLWRGRHSSVSGRDTAVFLSIGTNNHDESQVVVSQGEEPPSFLQLFQGGLVIHKGKREIVSANAAEWRLFCVRGELPQEGSLLEVDCCCANLRSRGSVVLLNSQQGVLYLWTGCKAHSSIREVGRRAVDRLIQICPPELGLSKNSSVKVQVVGEGSEPADFWTALGHMDRKAYDCMLQDPGKYNFTPRLFHLTACTGSFQAKELLSPCRVPGLVMAMPFVQENLYSVPQPGLFLLDNRLEVYLWQRGQPEQTESSASAWSRWHNERRCAMETALQYCKEINPRRPPQAYLILEGSEPLTFTNIFPHWDKSLGPQTQGDAGQAKLTLVQDALAHFIRTQYPLEELLRSPLPDGVDPQHLEVYLSEQDFQTILEMKRDEYASLPTWKQIDLKKSKGLLY, from the exons GCTGCTGGACCCAGAGGAACAGGGGAACCTTAAAG CTGATGTGAAAATTGATGACAGAGCCAAAATGAGTGTGGCAGCCAAGATGTCTTTGTTTAAA GAGCTGGAGAAGTCTGCAGCTCCTGAGGCCTCGGCCTTCCTGAAGCCTCGCTCAGGCAGCATTTGTCACGAACGCAGGGTGCGACGTGGCAACGACCATCGCTTTCTAACTCAGCCAATCACCTGTGAGGAAATGGGGACAATCAG CAGTGCTTCTAAACCAGTATCACCAGTGGAGGCAGAGTCAGTGCAGGCTGACTCAGCAGAAGATGGTGATGAGAGCTGCAAGCTCAGTATGAGTGAGAAATTGGCCCTCTTCAATAAACTGTCTCTGCCAGGGAGGCAGGGTGTCGGCCATGCTGATGGGCCCCCCGAGAGGCGAAGGCAGAAGGGGGCTCGGTATCGCACACAGCCCATCACTGTGGAGGAAGTCACACTGGTGAAtaggaagaacaaaaacaaaacagtcaat CTCCAGAAAGGTCCAGTACAGCTTCCGGCCTTCTGTTTGTCCTCTCATCTGTCCGACCGACAGCAGGCCCTGTCTGTCAATCTAAAACCCAGTGAAGTACGTCTGTCCCAGTCAAAACCAGATGCCGATGTTGGACCCGGGGAGCACAGTGCTGCTCAGCAGGGCCTGCAGCGCTACAACTCTGAGCCAGGCTTGAAAGGAATCCTGAAGAAGAGCCAGTCTGGAGGCTCAGagtggagcagagcagagggcAGTCAGATGGATACATCCTTCAGCCGTGAACAGAACGGTGGAGGTTGTGGAGATGCAGCGTTACAGGGGAGGAAGGAGGTAACAGAGAAACAGGACATTTCTGCACCACCGCGGAGACAGAGACGTGAGGCTTCAGGTGTGGAGGGAGGCACGCTGACTGCTGCTCCCTGGAGGCAGAGAACCCGAAACAGGAAGGATATCAGCGCCTCTGCACCAACAAGGGACTTGTTGGAGCAGCATGCTCCTCTAGAAGAGAGGCTTTGTCAAACAGAGCCACAGGGCCACAGCCCAGATACTGCTGGGAGAGTTCA GCAacaggatgagagagagaaagcaagaagGATAAATGAAGAAACCAAAGCCACAGGACATATACAGGTCACCTTGGCAGATGGCTCCACTCAACTGCAGatcacaacaaacacaagcagcagTAAG GAAGCCACAGAAAACGTTCATACTGAAAGCGTCACCCCTCAGTGCTGG GAGCCCGTCTTTGCCTCTGTCTATTCTAGCAGCAGCACACCTCAGTATATCATGTGTTTCAATCAG ACAAATTTGTCCTTTGAAGCCCAAGAAGTCTCGTCTCCCACCAAGAACCACATTGAACCTCAGTGGAGACACAGG AATAAGGGAGCTGAAGACAGTCAGTGTCAGGTGGACAAAGCTGAAGATGTGAATCTATGGCAGGAAAACGATGAGCAGGGGACTGGTCATATGTCCAAAAGCG GTCTTGGATCTCCTGAATCAGTTCAAAATAACACAGATAACAAGAGACACTCCAGTGAGGCTCCGACATGCACAGATGCTG cagctccacagAACTCCTCAGAAACTGCAAAGTTTCCTCAAGAGTTGAAGGAGGAGATGCCTGCTGATCAATCAGACACATCCGACATGTGTCTCTGCAGCGATCAGTCCCTTCCCTCTGCCTGTGCCCACCCATCCTATGGAGACGTTGCTGCTACTGAGAGTGAGCAGGACCTGGATGTCCTCTGCCAGAACAACACACCCAT ACTGACTTCAGCAGTAGCGGAACACAGGCGGTCAGTGCGTCCGTCCCGTCGCACTCAGGGCTCCAGAAACCCTCTGAGGGCTCTTGCAGCCAGAGAGGACATCAGGCAGGACTACATGGGAGACGGGGTCAACACAGCTGCTGAGGAGGGGATCCAAACAGAGAATC AGTCTAAGAACTCCTCCATTGCAGATTCACATCCAGCCATATCAAAGGACTTCATCTCTTTTTCAGATCCTTCAAATGCATCTCATCCTCCCTTCAGCAGTCTGATGCTCATTCACATCAAAG GTAGGCGGCATGTCCAGGTGCGTCTGGTGGAGCCTTCAGTGAGGTCGCTCAACAGTGGAGACTGCTTCCTGCTGGTGACTCCAGAGCATTGCATCCTGTGGAACGGAGAATTTGCCAATGAACAAGAGAAAACCAAG GCCTCCGAGCTTGCATCATTCATCCAGAGCCAGAGAGATCTCGGCTGTAAGGCCTCCCAGGTCGTCCACCTGGAGGAGGGGCTGAACTCTGAGAGCAGCCTGGCTGCAGACTTTTGGAAACTTCTAGGAGGAAGGACACAGTACAGAG GAGCTGGTGCACCAGAGGAGGATGAGCTCTATGATCAGGGTGTGGTGGAATCCAACTGTGTGTACAGGCTGGTGGAGAACAGACTGGTGCCCCACGAACAAGCCTGGGCCTCCAtcccctccatctctctgctgGGCTCCACTGAG GCTCTGGTGTTTGATTTTGGCAGTGAGGTGTACCTCTGGCATGGACAGAATGTTTCCTTCAACAGGAGAAACGTTGCTCTCCAGCTGACTCACCAGGTGTGGGTCGGAGCTTACGACTACAGCAACTGTCGAGTCAACCCACTGGATCCCACACAGTGTAACCCCAGTATACAACT GAGGGGAGAGGGTCGTCCCTGCTGGGCATTGTTAGGCGTTCTCTCAGAGCACAGTGAGACGGCTCTATTCAGAGAGAAGTTTCTGGACTGGACAGGCAGGAATGACAGAAGTGAGGAAGCTGCCTTAATGACAAATGAGACACAG TTATTCCCAGTTCAGCCTTCTCAGTCTGCATTGCCATCGTCAGACCTATTGGGTCCTTGTGACGCCAAAGCTCTAGTGTCAGTCCAGCCGCTTAAAAGCGACAGTGTGGTTCTAGGTGGGGTTGATGTTCAGAGAGGGTATGGAGTCATCACACTGGAGGAAGGAGGTCGCATGGAGCTGAAAACGGTCTCTGTGGACACCTGGCATGTTCAGGAGTTTGATGACAGTGAAAGTCCTGTGGAGAGTACAGGACAGCTTCATGAGGGAGACTCCTACGTCATTCGCTGGACTTACATCATCAACGCTGTTG ATAACATAAACCCttcagaacaaaaagaaaacacagcctTTTTCTTGTGGCGGGGTCGACACTCAAGCGTCAGTGGACGTGATACTGCTGTTTTTCTGTCCATTGGGACCAACAACCATGATGAATCACAG gTTGTTGTATCTCAGGGAGAGGAACCTCCCTCTTTCCTGCAGCTTTTCCAGGGAGGCCTGGTCATTCACAAGGGCAAACGAGAGATTGTTTCCGCTAATGCAG CAGAGTGGCGTCTGTTCTGTGTGCGAGGAGAGCTTCCACAGGAAGGATCTTTGTTGGAGGTGGATTGCTGCTGTGCAAATCTGCGCTCCAGGGGCTCTGTTGTCCTGCTGAACAGCCAGCAGGGTGTGCTGTATCTCTGGACTGGATGTAAAGCTCACAGCAGCATTAGAGAGGTCGGCAGGAGGGCAGTGGACCGTCTCATTCAAAT CTGTCCACCAGAGCTGGGTCTCAGCAAAAACAGCTCTGTGAAGGTGCAGGTGGTGGGAGAAGGTTCAGAGCCTGCAGACTTCTGGACAGCCCTGGGACACATGGACAGGAAGGCTTATGACTGCATGCTGCAAG atccAGGAAAGTATAACTTCACACCTCGTCTCTTCCATCTGACTGCCTGCACTGGGAGCTTCCAGGCCAAAGAGCTGCTGAGCCCATGTCGGGTGCCGGGGCTCGTGATGGCAATGCCCTTTGTGCAGGAGAACCTGTATTCTGTACCACAGCCTG GCTTGTTCCTGCTTGACAACCGACTGGAGGTTTACTTGTGGCAGAGGGGTCAGCCTGAGCAGACAGAGAGCTCTGCTTCAGCCTGGAGCCGCTGGCATAATGAGCGGAGGTGTGCAATGGAGACGGCGCTGCAGTACTGCAAAG AGATTAACCCTAGAAGACCACCCCAGGCCTACCTCATTTTAGAGGGGTCTGAACCTCTCACCTTCACTAATATTTTCCCACACTGGGATAAGAGCCTGGGACCCCAGACACAG GGTGATGCAGGGCAGGCTAAGCTGACCTTGGTGCAGGACGCCCTGGCGCATTTCATAAGGACCCAGTATcctctggaggagctgctaaGGAGCCCTCTACCTGATGGAGTGGACCCCCAGCACCTGGAGGTCTACCTGTCTGAACAGGACTTCCAG ACTATTCTGGAAATGAAAAGAGATGAATATGCCTCGCTCCCAACCTGGAAGCAAATTGATCTGAAGAAAAGCAAAGGGTTGCTTTACTAG